TCCATGACTGAACTATAAGCAGACAGTTATGATGAGGACATAGAATTCCAGCTTGATATAAGGATAATGAAATAAAAGTTCAAGTTGATTCGCCTGGAGAAGGATGAGTTCAAGATTCTGATGTGCTTGATACTTGGTTTAGTAGCGGCATAGCTCCATTTTCATTTTTAGGGTGACCAGCAAGTGATGAATTACTTAAAAGATATTATCCAACTAGTTTATTAGTTACAGGCTATGACATTATTTTCTTTTGAGTAGTTAGAATGTACTTTTTTGGTTTAGAATTCACCGGTAAAAAGCCGTTTGAGACTGTTTTACTGCATGGTTTGGTTCGTGATGAGCAAAATCGTAAGATGTCTAAATCGCTTAACAATGGTGTTGATCCATCTAAGATAATTGAAGAATATGGCTCAGATGCACTAAGATTTTTCCTAGTTACAAATTCAACTCCGGGGCTTGATACAAGATTTTCACTTGAAAAAGTAAGAGTTGCTTGAGGATTATGCAATAAATTATGAAATATAGCTCGCTATATTGATATGCTTGATGATGATTCTAACTTTAAACCTAGTGCTGCTGATATTTGAATTAATAATAAACTTAAGCATTTGCAAAATAAAATCACTAAAGCAATGAATAGGTATGAGTTAACAGTAGCAGGAACTGAATTATCAAACTTTATTTACAATGATTTTTCATCTTGGTATATTGAATTACTAAGAATATATCCAAACAAAAAATATGCACTAGAAAACCTAAGAAAGTTGCTTATTATTACCCATCCATTTTTACCTTTTGTAACTGATTATTTATACCAAAGTATCTATAAAACAGAATTATTGGACGAACAGTTTCCTGTATTAAAATTAAGCCGCTCAATGAAAGTGAAAGAGATTGACTTAATAATTAATGTAGTTAAAATCCTAAGAAGATTCAGAGAAGAAAAGTCAATTAGCAAAAAGGAAATAATTAATTATTGAGTTAGTGAAAATCTTTCGGAAGAGTCAAAAAGCGCGATAAATCGTATGACTAATGGCTGCTTAAAGGAAAATGACAACATTCTTTTTACTGATGGCAAGTTAAAAGTGTGAATAGAAGAAAATGAGACTCTTAAAAAAGATCGTTTAATAGATTTAAATAAAAAAATTGAGCAAGTTAAATTTGAAATTGAACGTGCACAAAAAATGCTAAGCAATCCAAATTTTATTAATAAGGCTCCAAAAGATAAAATAGCTTTAGAACAAGAAAAATTACAAAAGTATCAAAAACAATTAGCAGAGTATGAAAAGGAGGTGTAATTGTGACAATATTAAATGGAAAAATAATTGCTGAAGAGAGAACTGTTGAATTAAAAAAAGAGTTTGAAGAAATTACCAAATTAATTGGTAGACAGCCTGTTTTGTCAATTATCCAAGTTGGCGATAACCCTGCTTCTTCGCTTTATATTAAAAATAAAATCAAAAAAGCCGAAGAATTAGGTGTTAAAGCAACGCTTTATAAATTTGACGAAGATATTAGTCAAAATTCATTGCTTAAAAAGCTTGATGTTTTAAATGAAGAATCTGATGGCATCATTGTGCAATTACCATTGCCTGAGCATATTTCTCCTAAAGTTATAATGAACGGCATACGTTTAGAAAAAGATGTAGATGGCTTATGTGAAAAAAGCACATTCAATTTTTATAATGATAAATATGATGAATTAAGCTTTACTCCAGCTACAGCTGCTGCAATCATTGATTTAATTAACTACTATAAAATAGACTTAAACGGCAAAAAAGCTGCTGTCATTGGACGTAGTTATTTAGTTGGTAAGCCTACAGCATTTTTGCTTAAAAAATTAGGTGCCATGGTTTCAACATACAATAAAAACACTGGAATTAATGGTGTTGAATCAGCTGATTTATTAGTTTCTGCAGCAGGCCAACCTGATTTAGTTAAAAAAGAAAACATTAAAGATGGCGCTTGATTAATTGATGCTGGCACAACTATGATTGAAAGAGAAGGCAAAAAATGTTTTGTTGGCGATGCGTCATTAACTCCTGAAGAGTATCAATTATTAGAAGGCTATACACCAACACCAGGTGGGATCGGCCCACTTACTGTTATTTGATTGTTTAAAAACTTAGCTAAGGCCATTAAATACGAGTTTCAAATTTAAGAAATTGAATTCTAGCAATAGGTTCATTTTTTTATATAATAAAAGCATTATTTTATAGACATAATTAATGATTATTAATTATTCCAAGGAGCATTAAAAATGGATTTTGAAAAACGCCTAAAAGGCATAGTAAACACACTTCCAAAAACTAAAATATTACTTATTGATGGTAGTGACAATAGAAGCATTGAGGCTGCAAACAAATTAGCTGAATTTAGCAATCTAGAAATTACATTATTAGTTGAAAACGATGAAAAAATTGAAACTAAAGCTAATGTTGTAAACATGAACAAAGATGCCAATAAATTAGAGTTATTGGCTCAAAAGTATGTTGAATTACGTAAAGGAAAAGAAGACATTGAAGCTGCTAGAAAAGCACTAAGCACACGTCCTTTTTATGCAATGATGCTTTTAGCAACAGGTGAAATTGATGGCGTTGTTGGTGGCCTAAATTACTCAACAGCAGACATTTTAAGAGCTGCTTTTAAAGCAATTGGCCCTAAACCAGGAATCAAAACTATTTCATCAGTTATGATTATGCATAAAGAAGAAAAACTTTACTTCTTTAGTGACATTTCAGTAAATCCTAAACCTGATTTAAATGGATTAGTTGATATAGCAAGTAATGCTGCTGAGTTTGCTAAAACATTTATTGATGAACCAAAAGTAGCCTTTTTAAGCTTTTCAACAAGTTGATCAGCAGTTACACCTGAAACTAAATTAGTTGCTGATGCTACAGTTGAATTTAACAAAGTATACCAAGGCACTAAAGCAATTGGTGAAGTTCAATTAGATGCTGCTGTTAATGAAGGCGTAAGAAAAAGCAAATACAAGGGAGAAACTTTTGCTGGCGAAGCTAATGTGTTAGTTTTCCCTGATTTAGGAGCTGGAAATATTGGTTATAAAATTGCTCAAAGATTTGGCGGTTTTGGTGCTGTTGGACCAATTATTACAGGTGTTAAAAAACCAGTTAATGACTTATCACGTGGAAGCTTAACTGACGATGTTGTTAATACAGTTTTAATTACAGCAATTCAAGCAAACAACAAGGAGTAGTATATGAATAATAAAGTTTTAGTTATTAATGCTGGAAGTAGCTCAATCAAACTTCAGTTATTAGATAAAGAAAAGTTAAACGTTATAGCTAGCGGACTAGCTGAAAGAATTGGCGAAAGCGGCAATGGTAATATTGCAATTAAGTTCAATGGCCAAAAATTTGAAAAAAGCGTGAAGTTAGATGACCATGCCAAAGCAGTTGAATACATTTTGGAAATTTTTGAAGAAAACAAAATTATTACTGATCCAAAGGAAATCGAACTTATTGGTTTTAGAGTTGTGCAAGGTGGCGAATATTTCAATAGCTCTGTAAAATTGGGTGATAAGGAAATCGAGCTTATTGATGAAGTTAAAATGTATGCTCCATTACACAACCCTGGTGCATTACAAGCTATTAGAGCATTCAAAAAAGTTATGCCACACGCAAAGCTTTCAGCAGACTTTGATACAGCATTTCACACAAGCATTCCTGCTCTTTATGCAACATACCCAATTCCATATGAAATAAGTGAAAAATTAAAAATCAAGCGTTATGGCGCACATGGTATTAGCCATGAATACATCACACTTAAGGTGCAAGAATTATTAAACAAAGAAAAAGTTAATATTATTAATTTACACATTGGTAATGGAGCTTCTTTATGTGCCATTAAAGAAAGTAAGTCAATTGATACAACAATGGGTCTTACTCCATTAGCTGGAATTATGATGGGTTCTCGTTCAGGTGATATTGATCCTTCTATTCACCAATTTGTTATGAAAAATATGAATCTTTCAATTGATGAATTTACTGATATTTTAAATAAAAAATCAGGTATGCTAGGTGTTTCAGGTATTTCAAATGACCTTAGAGACATTTTAGCTGCTATGGAAAAAGGTGACAAGAGAGCTCAATTTGCATTTGACTTATACTGCCAAAAAATAGTTGATTTCGTCGCAAATTATGCTAACAAATTAGAAAACAAAATAGATACTATTGTTTTCACAGCTGGTGTTGGAGAAAACACACCTGAATTAAGAGAACAAGTTGTAAACAGCTTACATTTTACTAACATTAAGTTAGACAAAAATAAAAACTTTGGCAAAATTGGTGAATACGAATTAATTTCAACACCTGATTCAGATGTTAAAGTTTATGTTATAAGAACAAATGAAGAATTATTAATTGCAAAACACGCAATTGAGTTATATAAATAAGAATTTTATGAAAAGCGCAATTTATCCTGGTTCATTTGATTCAATGCACGAAGGTCACATTGCTATTGTCAAAAAAGCTTTGAAAATTTTTGACAAGCTTTTTGTTATTGTTTCAGTTAACCCAGATAAAGAAAGCGTTAGCGATATTGATAAAAGATTTGTTGAAGCTAAAGAAAAGCTAAAAGAATTTAAAAATGTTGAAGTTTTAATTAACAAAGATGGCTTAATCGCTGAGATAGCTAAAAAATTAGGTGCAAATTTCCTTGTGCGCTCTGCTAGAAATAATATCGACTTTCAATATGAGCTAGTTTTAGCAGCGGGTCACAATAGTATGAATAAAGATTTAGAAACTATTTTGATAATGCCTGATTATGACATGATTGAGTATTCATCCACAGTCATAAGACATAAAAATAAGTTGGGAAAATAATGTGAAAATTTGTTAAATCTGCCTTAAAAAAAGAAACATGAGTAAAGTGCGAAGACTGCATTCAAATTTGTTTTTGAGGACGCTCCAATGTAGGCAAAAGCTCCCTGCTTAATGCTTTAGTTAATCAAAAAATATCTTATGTTTCTAAACAACCAGGAAGAACGCAGTTTATAAATTATTTTCAAGAAGAAAATCGTTTTATAGTCGATTTACCTGGCTATGGCTATGCGCAATTATCAAAAGAAAAAATTGAGGAAATGAACTATTGAATAAGTGCTTTTTTAAAAGACGATAAGTGCACAAAAGTTATGTTTCTATTAATTGACTCGCGTACTGGCATAACAAAAATTGACTTAGAAAAATTAGCATTTTTAAAGGCAATTAATTTACCAATTCACCTGATTTATACTAAGATTGATAAATTAAACCAAAAAGAAAAATCTGCTTTAGTTAAAAAGCATAATGAATATTTAGACTCTAATTTACTTAATGAATCAACTAACTCATTTTTAGTTTCAAGCACTAATAAAATAGGATTAGATGACTTAGTATTATTTATTGAAGAGAATATTTTTAAAAAATAAGTTAAATAACTTATGAAAGGCTACCATGGATAAATTTAAAAAGAAAGTGTTGCTCTCTTCTATTGGATTTGGAATAGCTGCAGGCGCACTAATTGGAACTGCAATAACACTGCATTATGTTAAA
This sequence is a window from Mycoplasmopsis agalactiae PG2. Protein-coding genes within it:
- the coaD gene encoding pantetheine-phosphate adenylyltransferase; this encodes MKSAIYPGSFDSMHEGHIAIVKKALKIFDKLFVIVSVNPDKESVSDIDKRFVEAKEKLKEFKNVEVLINKDGLIAEIAKKLGANFLVRSARNNIDFQYELVLAAGHNSMNKDLETILIMPDYDMIEYSSTVIRHKNKLGK
- a CDS encoding acetate/propionate family kinase; the protein is MNNKVLVINAGSSSIKLQLLDKEKLNVIASGLAERIGESGNGNIAIKFNGQKFEKSVKLDDHAKAVEYILEIFEENKIITDPKEIELIGFRVVQGGEYFNSSVKLGDKEIELIDEVKMYAPLHNPGALQAIRAFKKVMPHAKLSADFDTAFHTSIPALYATYPIPYEISEKLKIKRYGAHGISHEYITLKVQELLNKEKVNIINLHIGNGASLCAIKESKSIDTTMGLTPLAGIMMGSRSGDIDPSIHQFVMKNMNLSIDEFTDILNKKSGMLGVSGISNDLRDILAAMEKGDKRAQFAFDLYCQKIVDFVANYANKLENKIDTIVFTAGVGENTPELREQVVNSLHFTNIKLDKNKNFGKIGEYELISTPDSDVKVYVIRTNEELLIAKHAIELYK
- a CDS encoding bifunctional 5,10-methylenetetrahydrofolate dehydrogenase/5,10-methenyltetrahydrofolate cyclohydrolase, with product MTILNGKIIAEERTVELKKEFEEITKLIGRQPVLSIIQVGDNPASSLYIKNKIKKAEELGVKATLYKFDEDISQNSLLKKLDVLNEESDGIIVQLPLPEHISPKVIMNGIRLEKDVDGLCEKSTFNFYNDKYDELSFTPATAAAIIDLINYYKIDLNGKKAAVIGRSYLVGKPTAFLLKKLGAMVSTYNKNTGINGVESADLLVSAAGQPDLVKKENIKDGAWLIDAGTTMIEREGKKCFVGDASLTPEEYQLLEGYTPTPGGIGPLTVIWLFKNLAKAIKYEFQI
- a CDS encoding valine--tRNA ligase — translated: MDVIDKSYTPSKFEKAVSKKWVDKKIFSKHDLTKKPFSLLLPPPNVTGALHIGHALDQHIQDTILRFKKLEGYDTFYIAGMDHAGIATQSKVERILMETEGVNKHTLGREKFLERIWEWKEEYANKFRKQWHLLGIGLDFERERFTLDKLSNDAVNKVFIELYNRGLIYKDTKAVNWDPVLKTALSNIEVINKPTEQIMYYIRYKIKNSSDFLTIATVRLETLLSDVAAVFNPSDERYKHLENQYVIHPLTNEAIPIIKDEYVDKKFASGLMKLSAHAEVDIDIIKKHNLQIRETINKDGKIDCPSSIFHDLTREQAREQISKYLKENNLIVKEEKTVSNVGYSERSNAPVETLVMPQWFVKMDTLAKNVTEHLKSDDQVKFYPKRFIKTVNNWLKNIHDWTISRQLWWGHRIPAWYKDNEIKVQVDSPGEGWVQDSDVLDTWFSSGIAPFSFLGWPASDELLKRYYPTSLLVTGYDIIFFWVVRMYFFGLEFTGKKPFETVLLHGLVRDEQNRKMSKSLNNGVDPSKIIEEYGSDALRFFLVTNSTPGLDTRFSLEKVRVAWGLCNKLWNIARYIDMLDDDSNFKPSAADIWINNKLKHLQNKITKAMNRYELTVAGTELSNFIYNDFSSWYIELLRIYPNKKYALENLRKLLIITHPFLPFVTDYLYQSIYKTELLDEQFPVLKLSRSMKVKEIDLIINVVKILRRFREEKSISKKEIINYWVSENLSEESKSAINRMTNGCLKENDNILFTDGKLKVWIEENETLKKDRLIDLNKKIEQVKFEIERAQKMLSNPNFINKAPKDKIALEQEKLQKYQKQLAEYEKEV
- a CDS encoding phosphate acetyltransferase, coding for MDFEKRLKGIVNTLPKTKILLIDGSDNRSIEAANKLAEFSNLEITLLVENDEKIETKANVVNMNKDANKLELLAQKYVELRKGKEDIEAARKALSTRPFYAMMLLATGEIDGVVGGLNYSTADILRAAFKAIGPKPGIKTISSVMIMHKEEKLYFFSDISVNPKPDLNGLVDIASNAAEFAKTFIDEPKVAFLSFSTSWSAVTPETKLVADATVEFNKVYQGTKAIGEVQLDAAVNEGVRKSKYKGETFAGEANVLVFPDLGAGNIGYKIAQRFGGFGAVGPIITGVKKPVNDLSRGSLTDDVVNTVLITAIQANNKE
- the yihA gene encoding ribosome biogenesis GTP-binding protein YihA/YsxC, yielding MWKFVKSALKKETWVKCEDCIQICFWGRSNVGKSSLLNALVNQKISYVSKQPGRTQFINYFQEENRFIVDLPGYGYAQLSKEKIEEMNYWISAFLKDDKCTKVMFLLIDSRTGITKIDLEKLAFLKAINLPIHLIYTKIDKLNQKEKSALVKKHNEYLDSNLLNESTNSFLVSSTNKIGLDDLVLFIEENIFKK